The region AAACTGGCACGCTAAATATGGCTGACCTATCTGTTCGAATCGCGAGCAATATGCACCCGGGGTTTATTCGCGTGATATCCGTTTTTTTTGTGATTGCTTTTGGTATGAAGGCGGCAGTATTCCCTTTGTATTTTTGGTTGCCAGCTTCTTACCATACGGCGCGTCATGGTGTGACCGCCTTGTTTGCTGCTTTGTTAAGCAAGGTAGGTATTTACGCCTTGCTGCGTAGTTTTACATTATTGTTTCCCTCCAGTTTTAGTTTGTCGCATGAGCTTCTCTTGATTCTAGGATTGTTGGGTTTGATTTTAGGCCTTATGGGTGCGATTGCGCAGACACGTTACAGAAAAGTATTGGCTTTTTTGCTGCTTGCACATATTGGGTTTATCTTAATGGGCTTGAGCTTGATGAACCGTTGGGCTATCACTGGTAGTGTGTACTATATGATGCAACATATATTGCTTATCGCGATGCTCTTTATGATGGCGGGCTTGATTAAACGTTACCGACAAACAGGCATCAGTTTGTTTCGCACTCGACCAGGGTTGTCGGCACTGTTTTTTATTGCGGCTCTAGCGTTATCAGGTGTGCCGCCTTTTTCAGGATTTTGGCCAAAGCTGGCGCTGATCAATGGCGCGATCTCTGCAGGCTTTGCTTGGCTTTCTTTGGTTTTTTTAAGCAGTGGGCTTGTCACCTTGTATGTGATGTGCAGGCTTTGGAACAATGTATTTTTACGCGAAGTAAAGTACGTTGAAGCCTCTTCACTGATTAGCCCACAGGCTATGTGGGCCTCTGTGCTTATGTGTTTTACCCTGGTGCTAATCTTGTCGCTTGATCCCGCACCTTTTTATCATTTTAGCGCGCAAATTGCAGGGCAACTCTTGCACCCGCAGGGGTATATCCACCAATTGTTGGGAGGGGCGAATGATTAAGCGTGCTGTATATGGCCTTTTTTTCTGTGTCTATGTTCTGTATGAGCTGATTATTTCAGC is a window of Gammaproteobacteria bacterium CG11_big_fil_rev_8_21_14_0_20_46_22 DNA encoding:
- a CDS encoding Na+/H+ antiporter subunit D; this translates as MLLVLPTLTAIISTIVLLFCWFKPVYQRVFNLIGTLVFFIFSLLLFLNVRHLGYLSLNIGGWSAPYGISLCADKLGALMLLLTAIVGLLIAIYSFSDIDQADIHAGFYPAFQVLLVGLAGVFLTADLFNLYVWFEVILISSFILLILRGEKFQLEAGIKYAVLNLVATLFLLTAIAFLYAQTGTLNMADLSVRIASNMHPGFIRVISVFFVIAFGMKAAVFPLYFWLPASYHTARHGVTALFAALLSKVGIYALLRSFTLLFPSSFSLSHELLLILGLLGLILGLMGAIAQTRYRKVLAFLLLAHIGFILMGLSLMNRWAITGSVYYMMQHILLIAMLFMMAGLIKRYRQTGISLFRTRPGLSALFFIAALALSGVPPFSGFWPKLALINGAISAGFAWLSLVFLSSGLVTLYVMCRLWNNVFLREVKYVEASSLISPQAMWASVLMCFTLVLILSLDPAPFYHFSAQIAGQLLHPQGYIHQLLGGAND